The DNA segment TCCGGATGACAGGCAATCACGCGCTTGATTTCGTCTTCCGTTCCGTCCGTCGAATGTCCTTCGACAAAGATGATCTCCTGTTCTTTTCCGAACTTGGGGAGTCGTTGGACGGCAGCTTCGATGTTTCCTCGTTCGTTGCGGCAGGGGATCACAACCGTCGCCGAATATTCCCGCTCTTCTCGGCGCAGGAGGGGTCTGGCCACGATGTATTGGCATAAGCACGCGGCGCGGAAACCAGGGAGCGTGGCCAAAAGCCGATTCATGAACGTAGAGAGAAGAGGGATATGCTTCGGGAACAACAGCCGTTTCTCGATCTTGACGACATCAAAATCCGTCAGTCTGAGCAGATTCAGGAGATCCCCTGACGTCAGCCAATTCTGCTGCTGCTGAGGCATCTTTAAACCGACTCGCTCAGCAAGCTGTAACAAGGGCTCCCAGAGAAAGTTGTAGTAAGCGATGATCAGGCGTGTTCGCGCCGTGCAGGCGCGGCGTAGATTCCTTAACGCCACTTCAATGTCGAGCAGATGGCCGAGCACGTCGGCGAGGATGATCACGTCAAACGGCTCATCCAAGTCCAGCGATTCCGCATCATCGACTCGGAACTCCAGATGCGGATGCCGTTTGCGCGCTTCCTTGACCATTGCTTCGCTGAGATCGATACCCAGTCCACGAGCGGGCTTCACCGCGGCAAGAAGATCGCCGAGGCCGCATCCGATTTCCAATACGCGCAGGCCTTCGGGCACCAAGAACTGGAAATACCGCCGCTGGTCCTCGTAGTAGTAGCGGTTCTTTCGCTGCCAACGATCCCGATCCCTCGCTAAGCAGTCGAACCGCTTCCTCAAGGCAGCCTTCTTACCTTCGTCGCTGAAACCTTTCATGGCCGCACGCGGACCCGGTCCGTCCATCAACAGCTCAAGGTGAATACTGGGTTCGCACCTTCGCTCGAAAAGTCACAGTTATGATACATGCAAGACCTCAATCGACCAAGCTTCTCCTTAATGTGCATCGTCCGCACGTACGGCCCGGTCATTCCTCAGCATGAACCCAACCGATTGACACTTGCCTACCCTTGTGGTACCGCTTGGCACGATCTGCCCCGTATTCGTTATGCCCCTCATCACGGTTGTCATCCCCGCTTACAACGGCGTCTCCCGCTATCTGGAGCAGGCGATCCGGAGCGTGCTGGCGCAGACTTACAAAGACACCGAACTGATCGTCGTCGATGACGCCTCCACCGACGACACGGCCCGGCTGGTGCTCCGTTTCCCGAGCGCCCGGTATTACAAGCGAGCCACCAACGGCGGCCAAGCCGCGGCACGCAACGACGGCGCCCGCTTGGCCAAAGGCGAGTTTCTCGCGTTTCTCGACCAGGACGATCTCTGGGAGGCGACATTCCTGGAGGAGGCAATCGCGGCCTTTCCTCTCTCCCCCCCCTCTCCCGGGGTGCCCATTGTCCTTGGCGATGCAATGGGCCATGGAGAGGGACAGGGTGAGGGACGCCAGGTCGCCGTCGTGCACTGTGACGGCTACCAGGTCAACGAACGGAACGAAATCCTCGAATATGACAGCGCGATGAAGCACACGGCCAGCATCACCCAGATGCTGCGCGGCGGCCATGACGTGGCGACTTCAGGCTCGTTGTTCCGCAAGAGTTGTTTCGATGCGGTCGGCGGGTATGATGAGAGCCTTCCTGTCTGGGAGGATATCGACCTGGCGATCCGGCTGTACCAGCGCTTTCGTCTCGTTCACGTGCCCAAACCGCTGTACCGTCATCGCCTGTACGGACACAATGCGTCTCGAGAGATTCCTTCGGAACGAGCCTTGCTCGGTCGACGGCGCTTTCTCGAGAAGCACGGTCCGTCATGCCGGCCCGGCACGCCCGAAGCGCGCGCACTCGCCCGAGACTGGGCGCAGTATTACGGCGATCTGGGGAAATCGCTTCTGCAGGCCGGGCAAACCCGAGAAGCCCGCCACGCGTTGTGGCAAGCCGTTCGTTTCCACCCGACCAACCATAAAGTCATCCTCAGGTTGCTGCGCTCGTTCTTCCAGGGGTAAGGGGGGCAGCGGGGTAAGGGAAGGAAACGGGTCAGTGGGAGTGGTACTCCGTCACTCCTGTATCCCCTTATCCCCATTACCCCTGTACCCCGGTACCCTCTCTTTTTACCGCATGCACCGTGATCTCGGTTCCGTACCCGAGATGGCCCGCGATCAGGCAGAATGGCCGCGCGATCAGCTTTTCGACCAACCGACGCAACGGAAGGGCGCGGCCAAACCGGTGCATCCAGAACCGTTCGAGACTAGCCATGAAAAAGAGCGAGCCCACCGCGGTCCGCGCCCAGCACACCTGGAAGCCGGCTTTCTGCAGCAGCCTGGTCAGCGTGGCCTTGTCGAAGTGGTACAAATGCCTCGGAATCTCCCAAGGGAACCACCAGCGCCCGAAGATCCGCCTTTCCCAACTCTCGGCGTTGGGAGCCGCCACCATGAGCCTGCCGCCTGGTTTCAGCAATCGCCACGCGCGAGCGAGCGCGTCGCACGGGCTGCACATATGCTCCAACGAATGGCTGAACAGAACGACATCGAAGGACGACTCCGCGAACGGCGCCGTTTCCAGGGTGCCGGTGTGAATCCGATCGCCCACCCTCGCCCGCGCCTGCGCCGCCGCAGTGTCACTGAACTCGATGCCGTAGACGTCCCACCCCTGGCTCTGCAACGTGGCGAGATTGACACCCGGCCCGCAGCCCACATCGAGCAGGCAGCCTTCTCCGACCCAGGGGAGCACGTCGCGTCCGCTCAACACCCGGCGGGTCTTCTCCGGCCACAGCAGCGCCTTGCGGAGAAACCGGAGCGGTCCGTTCGGCGCCGAACCGGGATAGCCGTAAAAATCCTCCCTGATCCATCGCTTGGTGTTCTCGGACAGGCGCTTGAGCAGCCGCTCGACGCCGGTCCTAGACTTGGCCGGCGCAGACGAGAAGTATTGCGGGGGATAATACCTGCCGATTTCCTCCGGGCTCGGCCGGGGATGTGTGTACAGAAGGCCGCACTCCTCGCAGCGCACAATCGTGAACTCGTCCTCGGTGACATGATGGGTCATGTCCCGCAGACGCGTGACTTCACTCGCCCGGTGGGATCCGCAGAGCTCGCATGCGACGGTTTGCATGTTCACGACTTCCGACCAAGGGCCGGAATCCCCAGCGCGCCCGCCACGAAGTCCGCCACGGCCTCATGCCCGCGCTCGCCCAGATGGGAGTCGTCCCGCCACCACAGCAACTCGCCGGAGGCCTCGTACAGCCGGCGCGCCCGTTCGACGAGGAAGGGTTTAGCGTCCAGGCAACGGAACCGCGCCCGTCCGCAGGCCCTCAGGACCGCTTGCGCGAAGCCCGATGGGGCCGCGTCGCTCGGCGACGGCCGTCGCTGCTCGAACACCCATCGATAGACTTCCCCCTTGGTAGGCAGGAGCACGATCACGGCCTCGATCCCGCGGGCATCCAGCGCGGCTCGCATCGCGGCTAGCGTGCGCTCAAGCTTGGCAAAATTGGGATGCCGTTCGACCTCCTCCTTCGCGCGTAAGCCCCAGGCTTCGTGGCTCGCGTAGAAGAGCATCGGGCGGCCGTCCGGCAGCGCCCGCCGGAGCACAATGTTCGACTCGTCCCCGAACCGCAGCCGCACCCCCTCCATCAGCCGGTTGAGCGGAGAACGGTTGCGAAACGTCCGGTACGTCACAGCCCATTGGCCGACAGCCGACCGCCACGGCAACTCCGACAGATTCCATGTCTCTCCCCCAGCGTCGTCCAGATCGTTGCCCGCATAAAAGGTCCAGACCAGACGCGTGGCCGGCGACAAACCCAGTCGCGGGCTCTCAATCACGAAGTCGAGGTACTGGTTGTAAGGGCCGCCTGGGTAGGATAGGTTGTATACGCTCCGCCCGTACCTGCTTTCCAGCAGGCGCGCGTAGGTTTTGTCCTGCGTGGTTCCCCATCCCGCCCCGAAGGAGTCGCCCAGCACGAGCAGATCAATCTGCGGCGGGACACGTTCGTTGCGGAAGCCGGCCTCATCCGTGACGAACCTGATCCGGCGCGGTTCCCGGAGTGCCCGATCGCCGGCGAGGGCGGCTAGGTCGCCGTACAACTCGTCCTCCAAATCGAGGCGCGCATCCCATCGTCCGAGGATCGGCAGGCGCGGCAATTTGTGGGCGGAGACATTCAACGGCGTATAATTGAGCCGCCGCTCCATGACCGGACGCAGCGCCAGATCGAGCCCGGAGACCGCGAGACATGTAGCCGTCAGCACCACGAGCAGATTCTGCAACCGCACGACTTGGGTCTGGGCACGTAGATACAGCCCAACAGGCAACAATAGCAGTCCCTCGATCCAGCCGTTCTTCAGGACGCCTTCGGCATAGAGGGTGGCCGTGGATGCGGCCGCGACCAGCGCGAGTCCCCATCGACGGGCCAGCAGAGTTGGCCAAGGATCGGACGCGGGTACGCTCATCAGTCCAATTGAAATTCCGACCGCCAGTCGGTGTCGTCCGCCAATGCGGGCTGCCGCTCTTTGCGAAGGAGGCAGTTCCCGAGCACCAGCGCATCCATCTCGGTCCGCATGAAGCAGCGGTAGGCGTCTTCCGGCGTGCAGACGATCGGCTCGCCCCGCACGTTGAAGGAGGTGTTCACAAGAACCGCGCACCCCGTTTGGGCTTCGAACGCCGTAAGCAGCGCGTGGAACCTCGGGTTCGTCCGTTTCGAGACAGTCTGGATTCTGGCTGAATAGTCCAGATGGGTTACGGCCGGAATGTCCGAACGGGGGCGGTTCAGCCGTTCGATACCGAACAGATTACGGTCCTGCTCAGGAATCGGGAGCCGCCGCGACTCTTTCACAGGCGCCACCAGCAGCATGTAGGGCGACGGCTCGGTCAGTTCGAAGTAGTCCGCGACCCGCTCCTCGAGCACAGCCGGCGCGAAGGGCCGGAACGACTCCCGGTATTTGATCTTCAGATTCATCACCGATTGCATCTTGGGCGAGCGGGCGTCGCCGATGATGGATCGGTTGCCGAGCGCCCTCGGCCCGAACTCCATCCGGCCCTGCACCCACCCGACCACGGCTTCCCTCGCGAGCAACTCGGCTGTCATGTCGAACAGCGCGGCATCGGACAGGCGCTCATACGGATAGCCGTGGCGATTCAGGAAGGCTTCGATGTCTTCTTGCGAAAACTTTGGCCCTAGGTAGGAGCCCGCCATCCCGTCAGGCTCATCGGAATCGAGCCGGCGGATGCCGCCTGCGTGCAGATAATAGGCGGCGAGTGCCGCACCGACCGCGCCGCCGGCATCCCCCGCCGCCGGTTGGATCCACAGACGGTCGAACACGCGCTCGCGGAGCAGCCTGCCGTTGGCGACGCAATTGAGCGAAACGCCTCCGGCCATGCAGAGGTGTTTCATGCCGGTCTCGCGGCGCACGTGCCGCGCGATCTTGAGCACCGCCAACTCGATCACGTCCTGGATCGACCGGGCCAGATCCATGTCCCGTTGGGTCAGAGGCGATTCCGGCCTCCTCGGCTCGCCGCCGAACAGCCGGTGGAACCGGTCGTTGGTCATGCGCAAGCCGGTGCAATAGTCGAAATAGTCCAGGTTCAGCCGGAACGATCCGTCGTCTTTGAGATCAATCAAATGGGTCAAGATCAGATCCACATACTTGGGCTCGCCGTACGGCGCCAGTCCCATAACCTTGTACTCGCCTGAATTCACCTTGAAGCCGGTGTAGTAGGTGAAGGCGGAATACAGGAGCCCCAGCGAATGGGGAAAGGTGATGTCCCCTTGCAACGTGAGCGAGGAGCCGGAACCGACTCCGAAGCTGGTCGTGGCCCATTCCCCGACGCCATCCATGGTCAGCACCGCAGCCTCCTCGAAGGGAGAGGGGAAAAAGGCAGAGGCGGCGTGCGAGAAATGATGTTCGGGGTACAGGAACGGCCCGGACCAGAGTTCGCCGCCCAACTCAGCGGCGACTTGGGCAAGCTCGGACCGGAGCAGTCGCTCGAGAAAGAGTTTTTCCTTGAGCCAGACAGGCATGGCGGCGACGAACGAGCGCCAGCCCCGTGGCGCGAACGAGAGGTAGGTTTCCAGGAGCCTCTCGAATTTTAGGAGCGGCTTGTCGTAGAACACGACCCGGTCCAGATCCCGCAGCGTGAGACCAGCCTCGCGCAAACAGTAAGCCACGGCGTGGCGGGGGAATCGCGCATCGTGCTTCTTCCGGCTGAAGCGCTCTTCCTGTGCCGCCGCCACGATCCGCCCGTCCACCACCAGTGCGGCGGCGGAATCATGGTAGAAGGCTGAGAGGCCGAGAATACGCATGGCAGATAGCTTGCTTGCTTGCTTGTTCCTGTTGATCCAGTTGATTTCGTTTGTCTAATTCATCGTGGTTCGACCGGTCTCGCTTCAACTGCCCTTCGCCAACGCTCCCTCACTTTTCTCCCCTCCCACTGGAGGGTGGAGGGGGAGCGTAAGGGGACCTTGTCCGGCCCCCTCTATCTGCCTTTGGAGCGCCGGCAGGATGATCCTTGCGGCCAGCTCGTGGCCGGCCCGGCTCCAATGCGGATCGTCAGGATGATACAGCCGCCGGACATCCGTCTCTCTCCGGAATACCGTCAGTAAGTCCAGGCAGCGCACGTCGTGTTGCGCGCACCAGGCCAGCAGGAGCCGCTGCGGCTTCTCAAAATCATACCGGTCAAGGGGAAACCCGACCGCGACCAGGTAGTCGTGCATCAACGCCCCGTCATGCTGGACCTGGTCCGGAATCAGCACCACGAGGAGCGGAATCCCGCGCTCTTTCAGATACTCAACCGTCGCTGTCAGGACCTGCTGCGTGTGGCGCCAATGATACAGGAATGTGTCGGTCTCATCCTTCAAATAAATTTCGCTCCGCTCATCAATATCTCTCAGGTAGGCCGGATGCGTCCGCAGGACCGGGGCCGCGTCCGCATGGCCGGCTGTTCGGACCCGCAACGCCGCGGCGGGCCCGGCGCTGGTGAATCCACCGGCAGGCGGCCGCTCCAGCAGCCGTTCGATTCGCGCGCGGCCGACCCGCAGCAGGTAATTCAAATTGTGGTAGAGATACCACCTTCGCAGCCCAAATGGTCGTGCACCCAGTTGCCGTTGTGGTGGACGTAATAGCTCTGTCCGGCCACGACGACGGCTTCTTCCCCATCGGCTCCCCGCCGGCGCATGATGTCGTTGCCCACCTATAGGGCCAGCACGACCACGTCAGGCCGCAACCAGATGCCGTAGCGCTGCAACAGGTGGAAGTAATGGTCCGGCTCGAAGCCCGGCACTCCCAGGTTGATCACCTCCGCGCCGGGATGTGTCTGCTGCAGCGCCCGCTCGAGCAACGTGGTGAATGTTTCGTCGTAACTGACGCCGATCCCCCAGACGAACGAATCTCCGAGCACGATCACGCGCGGCGCTTGGCCGGTTCGCTCCATTGCCCGCTCCCGGTCCCGGAACCCCTGGGAATTGGAATGGCCGATAGAACCGGACACCTCACGGTACGGCTTCAGCGAGGCCGGCGTCTGCTTGGCGCCAAAAAGGCCGTGTCGGCCAAGGTAAGAGTCCATGCTCCGGGCGAGCGCCTCCCCGACGACGACGAACACCAGGAGGTTGGTCGCTGCAACCCGGAACCACTCGTACCCCCGACTCATCAGTATAGTCCCGACCAGGTTCGGACACGCTGCGACACAAACGGTCCATCCCAACAGAAGACCGAGGATCAGCAGCAGCTTGTCCATGTGATGCCTATGAGGAGGGAGCGGGTAATAGACGAGCAGGAGAAACGCGATGATACCGGCCCACAGTACAACCGCGAACGGCGACCACCGCGCCACGAGGTTACACTGCCCGGAGCACGGGCGCCCGGCTTGCCATACCAGAAGCGCCAGAATTCCGGCCAACAATCCAAAGAGCCCTCCGACGACGCCGACCTTGCCGAGCTGCAGCGGATCGGTGAGACGGCCGGCCGGCGACGCGGTCATCACGAACTCTGCGACATCCACAGCCGTCACGAGGGCCCCGCCGGCCCCGAGAAGACCACAGGCCCTGAACACCTCAACCGATACAGACCTTTCAGCACGCGCGTAGCGTCAGAACAGTGTATAGATGAACGGCGCCACCGCCGACCCTTCCGTGAGCACCAGCAGGGCTCCGAAGACCAGCAGGACCAGAATGATCGGCAGGAGCCAGAATTTTTTCCGTTCCCGCATGAACGCCCAGAGTTCTTTGAGAAATCCGCCCATATTTTCCTTCCTCTCATCCCGTTTGTTGCTCTTCGCCACGCCCTCAGAGACCGTCTCTCGTGAGACGCAGTTCCAGCAACTGCCCCGCGAGCGACGCCTCGCGCGTTCCGCTCATTAGAATTGCCTTTCCATCCGTCTGGCGGAGAACTCCCCCACCGTCCGCCGCCGCCAGTATGATGCCGCCCCGTCGCAGAAGCGCAACCCGATCGGCTGCCTGCCGAGCAGCTTCAACACCAGCGCCGTCGGTACGATCAGGACGATAAACAACACCGTGAGCAGGATCCTCGAATTCACGTGCCCCAGGCCGGCGGCCAGTTTCATCCACGCGGCGCGGACCGGCTCAAGCCATGCGGGCGCCAGCAGGCCAGCCACGAGACACACCGCCGCCGACACGATCAGCCACCAGGTGACCGACCCCGACAGCACGAAGCGAAGGAGGGCGACCCCGCCAAGCCCGCCAGCCATAACCAACCCGAACGTCCGGTTCCGGTCCGCCCAGAAGGAAACCGCTCGCTCGCTCATAGGTACGACCTCGTGAGCCTCGACAGACACCGCCAGGCCGTCGTCAGGCTGCGTCCGTCGCCAAGACTCAGGACCAGTCCCTGCCACAGAATCGAGCGGCCCTCGCGGCGGTGGCCATCCCGCACCAACTGCTTGCCCCGATCCGCCAGGTAACAGGCCTGTTCGCGGAGCAGGTAGCGCCGCCGGACGGGATCATGCCCGAAGCGCTCGAGCAATGTCGACAGCAGCAGCGGCCGGTGGCCGAGCGCGATCTGCGCCGGCTTGATTTCCCGATTGCGGTGATAGGTGAGCGGCTCGGCAATGTTCGCGATGTCGTACTGCGCGGCGATTCTCGTCCACAGTTCGTGGTCATCCAGGCCGGCCGAATGGAACCGTTCATCGAATCCGCCCACCGTCTGCAGCACCGATCGCCGGATCATGGCCGCCGAGGGGGTCGGCACATAGCCGCGCACGAAGAGGCGGGCGAACGTTTCGGAAGGGTTGTACCCGGCTCCGATGACGCCCATCGGCTTGCCATCGCGGTCGATATGGGCGACATCGGTGATGACTATGCCGACTTCCGGGCGCCGATCCAGCACCGCGACTTGTTTTTCGAGCTTTGCCGGATGCCAAAGGTCATCGTGATCCAGCAGCGCGATGTATTCGCCTATCGATTCGGCGATCCCGCGGTTCCGTGCGCGGGCCACGCCGCCGTTGTCCTGCCGGACGTAGTGCACGCGGTCTCCGAATTCCCGCACGATCGCTTCCGAGCCGTCTGTGGAGCCGTCGTCGACCACGACGATGTCATAGTCCTTCCAGCTTTGAGCCAACACGCTTTCGATTGTCTCGCGGATCACGTCACGGGCGTTGTACAAGGGAATGACGACGCTGACTTTCACAGAAGCCCTCTACCAAGAACCGGTTCAGAAAACAGCGAGCGAGCCAGCAGCGAATAGCTTCACTCCCACTCTCCCCCCCCTCAACCGTCAGGCCTTCACCGCTTCCAACACCACGGTCATTTCCTCGCACACGTTCCAGAGGTATCGGCGGCAGCGTTTTTGAAGATACTCCGGCAGGAACTTAAACGGCTTCCGCATGTTGTATTCGATGGACAAGGTCCGAAAATTCGTTTTCAAACCGTAGTAGTTGGGGGATTTGAAGTACTCGAAGCTTTCTTCGGTCATGAAGCGGACATGGGTGGGATCGACGAACGCTTTGCGCGACGTATAATACGGTGTCTTGATATAGACTTTCGCGCCCGGCGCGCAGATCCGATAGAGATCTTCCATAAAGGTGATCAGATCGCGCATGTGCTCGATCGAATGGATGGAATAGGCGCCGGCCACACTGTTGTCGCGGAAGGGCAGGCCATGCTCGAAATCGCAGACGACATCCACGCCCGGAAGCCGTCGTCGATCGACGCCGATCGTGCCGGGTTGTTTGTGCGCGCCGCAGCCGATGTCGAGTATGACGTCCATCACACGAAGGTGCGCAGCAGGCGAGAATACGCTCTGAATCGGAACGGAGCCTTGCGGATGGCGCTCGCATAGCATCGACGTGCCTCGGAGAGACTCCCCGACCGTTCGGCGAATCCGCCCCGCAACAAATAGTAGTTCGCCCATTCCCGGTTCAATGCAGTACGTTGTTCCGCGGTCAGTGGTCGCACCTGTTCGAGCCGGAGCAGAAATCGCTCGCGGCTGGTCAACACTCTCTCCTTGTGGGTGTTCTCGTCAAATGCCATGTCGCGGTAGCCGTGGCCGCGCTGGAGCTTTTTGACGAGCACGCGGTCGACGCAGTCGAATTCGGTCGCGCGATAGAGGCGGATCGTGAGATCCGAGTCTTCCGATCCGTACAGCTCAGGGTCCAACGCCCCGACCTTGTCCAACACGCTCTTCCGGATCAGGAGCGTGGACGGTAGCGCCGTATGTCCCCCGGCGAAGGCCCGGACCAAGGGTTCGCGGCTATGGCGGGCCTCGACCCGTTCTTCAACCGTTCCGTCTTCATAGACCACTTCGTAGTCCGTATGCACCACGCCCACCTGCGGCCTGGCCCGGAGAATGGCCAGTTGCGCCTCCAGTTTGTCCGGCAGCCAGATGTCGTCGCAGTCCAACAACGCCAGGAACTCTCCTCGCGCCGCTTCGATTCCCCGGTTCCGCGAGCGGGCCGGCCCTCCGTGAGCCTGTTGGAACCAGACGATCCCCTGCGTCCGCGCCAGTTCTTCCAGGATATGCTGCGTGCCGTCCGTCGATCCGTCGTCCACCACGAGAATTTCCACGTTCTTCACGGTCTGCGCCCGCACGCTCGCGACCGCTTGGGCCACAAACGACGCCCCGTTGAAGACGGGAATGACCACGCTGACCAGCGGTATCACATCGTCTCCGTGTCCTTTGGCCCCGGCTTGCTCCTCGCTCTCGTTTCGCTCTCCTGCATGTCCAACGCCGATGAGCTTGATCACTCTTCCAGAGCCAGCAGGAACCGATCGAGGTCCCTCCGGTAGAGATCTTTCAGTTGCAGTGCGTCGTCCAGGACGAGCCAGACCTTCCTCTCGTCAAGCTCAAAGGAATACGCGTGCCGAAAGAAATGACGGAAGGCTCGTAGGTTGTCGAGAAGACGGTAGCACTCCGGCGAAAGCAAGGCCGGTCGAACCCCTTCGATCGCCACGGTGAGCCGCCGCAAGAGTTCGATATGATAGCGTCCCTCCTCAGCAATCTGGTTCTCGAACGTGCCGGCAACGACCTCAAACAGATCTTCAAAGGCGCAATACAAGTTGTGCAGTTGATAGCCGAGGCTTTCCAACTCAGCCTGGCCTTGACTCCGCCGCCGCTCCTCGATCTTGTTGTAAATCGCCTCAATCTGACGCATCTGGGCGGCAAGCTCCGCCCGAAGGAGCGCTAGCTTCGCTTTGTCCATCGGAGTCCTTCCTTCCTGATCTTGTCCGCCAAACGGTGACCCTCAAGCTGGATCACGTCCACCTCCCGGCCGAGCTCCCGCGAGAGCCACGCCATGGCCGGGAAGAAGTCCTCATCTTGAAGCCCCGCGAACGCCACATCGACATCCGAATCGTCTTGGAACCGCTTGCTGCTGAGCACCGACCCAAACACATAGGCCTCTTGAAACCGGATGATGGCGGCCAGCCGAGGCAATAGTTCCCACATCCGCTTGAGCACCGCCTGCCGCTGCGCTTCTCGCCTTGTCCGGCGAGCATGCTGCACTTCATTGAGAAGGACACAGGAGAAGGCCCGTGCCATGTGGCGTGACTCCCGATCCCGCTACCCCGTTACCCTGCTCTCCCCTTACCCCTCAGTTCCAAGAGCCTCGTCGCTGCCTCGAACACCTCGTCCACGGAAATCAGCCGCATGCAGTTGTCTTCCCCGCGCCGGCAGGTGGGATGAAAGCAGATGCGGCAATCCAGTCCCTTGTAGATGACTTCGCTCGGCCCGCCGCGCGGCCCCCACTCCTGCGGATTGGACGGCCCGAACAGCCCCACGACCGGCACCCCGAGCGCCGCTGCCATGTGCATCGCGCCGTTGTCGTTCCCGACGTACAGGGCGCAGCGTTTCAGAATGGCGGCAAACTGTCCCAGGGTCGCGCGGCCGGCCAGCACGGTCGGCGCAGAGCGAGCGTGCGATCGAATCCCCTCCGCCGTCTCTCGGTCGCGGTCGTCCCCTCCGATCAGCACGCGACAGTCCCATGCCTTGGTCAATCGGTCCGCCAGGTCGGCGAACCGTTCGGCCGGCCAGGCTTTGAACCAGTAGCGCGCGCCCGGATGGAGCATGATGAGTCGCATCGAAGCCGACGGCGCAACTCCGGCTTCCTTCAGGATTCGATCCGCCGCTTCTTCGTCTTGAGACGGCACGTTCAGCGCCAACGGCCGAGCTTTCGGCTCAAGGCCCAGACACCTCAAGGCCGACAGGTCCCGCTCGACGCGATGAATATCCTCCACTCTCGGCTTCGCCACGGCCGTGTAGAGCAATCCACGCCAGCGATGCTCTTCATTGAACCCGATCCGGACCGGCGCGCCGGAGAGCCGGCTCAGGATCGCCGCCCGATCCCCGTCCGTGAGATCGATCACACAGTCGAACCGGCGGCGACGCAGCTCGGACACGAACCGAAGCTGCTCGCCGAGCGTTTCCTTCGGCACCGCCAGCACATCATCCAGATCCGGGTTCCACTTCACGATGTCTTCCGTCCCGCGATTGACAGCCATCGCAAGCCTGGCGCCGGGAAAGGCCTCCCGCAACGCGCGCACCGCCGGCGTCGCCAGCAGGACGTCGCCGATGTACCGGAGTTTGATGACAAGGATGCGGCGCATGTTCGTTAATCGTGAATCGTTCACCGTTAAACGAGGTCCCGCGCGGTTTACTTAGCTACCGTTGAACGTTTAACAGTTCTCGTCTCACAGACTCCCCGATCCCATGCCGGCCTCAGTTTCGTGGCCACGCCATTACGGCCGCTCGATCACGCGGCGCGCTGCATCGAGCACTTTGACGGCACCGTCAGATGCCTGTTGGGCATCAGCCGGCGAATATTCTTCGGTCGGGATAAAATCTACGTCTCCGTAAAACGCCAGCTCTCGATCCTCCCGGAGCTTTTTGGAAATCGCGGCGAGTTCTTCCAGCCGACCCGCGACATCGTCGGGGAAACGTTCTCGATGCTCCAGGAGCAAATCGCCCACATCGTGCAGCTTCGGCGGCTCGATACCGACCGCCCTGAGCATGCCTTTGAGGGCCAATTCCACGATTTCCTGCGCCTCTCGCACGACGTCGGAGTACGCACCTTTCTTCGTCAGCACATCCAAGATATCCAGACGGTCGGAGG comes from the Nitrospirota bacterium genome and includes:
- a CDS encoding glycosyltransferase family A protein; translated protein: MPLITVVIPAYNGVSRYLEQAIRSVLAQTYKDTELIVVDDASTDDTARLVLRFPSARYYKRATNGGQAAARNDGARLAKGEFLAFLDQDDLWEATFLEEAIAAFPLSPPSPGVPIVLGDAMGHGEGQGEGRQVAVVHCDGYQVNERNEILEYDSAMKHTASITQMLRGGHDVATSGSLFRKSCFDAVGGYDESLPVWEDIDLAIRLYQRFRLVHVPKPLYRHRLYGHNASREIPSERALLGRRRFLEKHGPSCRPGTPEARALARDWAQYYGDLGKSLLQAGQTREARHALWQAVRFHPTNHKVILRLLRSFFQG
- a CDS encoding carbamoyltransferase, which translates into the protein MRILGLSAFYHDSAAALVVDGRIVAAAQEERFSRKKHDARFPRHAVAYCLREAGLTLRDLDRVVFYDKPLLKFERLLETYLSFAPRGWRSFVAAMPVWLKEKLFLERLLRSELAQVAAELGGELWSGPFLYPEHHFSHAASAFFPSPFEEAAVLTMDGVGEWATTSFGVGSGSSLTLQGDITFPHSLGLLYSAFTYYTGFKVNSGEYKVMGLAPYGEPKYVDLILTHLIDLKDDGSFRLNLDYFDYCTGLRMTNDRFHRLFGGEPRRPESPLTQRDMDLARSIQDVIELAVLKIARHVRRETGMKHLCMAGGVSLNCVANGRLLRERVFDRLWIQPAAGDAGGAVGAALAAYYLHAGGIRRLDSDEPDGMAGSYLGPKFSQEDIEAFLNRHGYPYERLSDAALFDMTAELLAREAVVGWVQGRMEFGPRALGNRSIIGDARSPKMQSVMNLKIKYRESFRPFAPAVLEERVADYFELTEPSPYMLLVAPVKESRRLPIPEQDRNLFGIERLNRPRSDIPAVTHLDYSARIQTVSKRTNPRFHALLTAFEAQTGCAVLVNTSFNVRGEPIVCTPEDAYRCFMRTEMDALVLGNCLLRKERQPALADDTDWRSEFQLD
- a CDS encoding glycosyltransferase; protein product: MDGPGPRAAMKGFSDEGKKAALRKRFDCLARDRDRWQRKNRYYYEDQRRYFQFLVPEGLRVLEIGCGLGDLLAAVKPARGLGIDLSEAMVKEARKRHPHLEFRVDDAESLDLDEPFDVIILADVLGHLLDIEVALRNLRRACTARTRLIIAYYNFLWEPLLQLAERVGLKMPQQQQNWLTSGDLLNLLRLTDFDVVKIEKRLLFPKHIPLLSTFMNRLLATLPGFRAACLCQYIVARPLLRREEREYSATVVIPCRNERGNIEAAVQRLPKFGKEQEIIFVEGHSTDGTEDEIKRVIACHPERRIRLLIQDGKGKGDAVRKGFAHATGEVLMILDADLTVPPEDLHKFYEAIAQGKGEFINGSRLIYPLEQQAMQFLNLLGNKFFSMAFSWLLNQRIKDTLCGTKVLFREDYLRIAANRYYFGEFDPFGDFDLLFGASKLNLKILEVPIRYQERSYGTTNIRRFAHGWLLLKMTVYGFFRLKAV
- a CDS encoding DUF5989 family protein — protein: MGGFLKELWAFMRERKKFWLLPIILVLLVFGALLVLTEGSAVAPFIYTLF
- a CDS encoding SxtJ family membrane protein gives rise to the protein MSERAVSFWADRNRTFGLVMAGGLGGVALLRFVLSGSVTWWLIVSAAVCLVAGLLAPAWLEPVRAAWMKLAAGLGHVNSRILLTVLFIVLIVPTALVLKLLGRQPIGLRFCDGAASYWRRRTVGEFSARRMERQF
- a CDS encoding class I SAM-dependent methyltransferase — protein: MQTVACELCGSHRASEVTRLRDMTHHVTEDEFTIVRCEECGLLYTHPRPSPEEIGRYYPPQYFSSAPAKSRTGVERLLKRLSENTKRWIREDFYGYPGSAPNGPLRFLRKALLWPEKTRRVLSGRDVLPWVGEGCLLDVGCGPGVNLATLQSQGWDVYGIEFSDTAAAQARARVGDRIHTGTLETAPFAESSFDVVLFSHSLEHMCSPCDALARAWRLLKPGGRLMVAAPNAESWERRIFGRWWFPWEIPRHLYHFDKATLTRLLQKAGFQVCWARTAVGSLFFMASLERFWMHRFGRALPLRRLVEKLIARPFCLIAGHLGYGTEITVHAVKREGTGVQG